A genomic stretch from Mya arenaria isolate MELC-2E11 chromosome 10, ASM2691426v1 includes:
- the LOC128204843 gene encoding uncharacterized protein LOC128204843, whose protein sequence is MASLEDCAKWFERKENTNWLKVSVGLIITKRGLAPLVENTVETWKNGQVPQGSNCSACSTAEIVPCDPQNKICNHGICKLHQSVTYRPCPNKVCDELRQSIINQHRFKGPSWRNTNACDWCSNAWEVAKAFMPPEGYEPISSSDETDLDGFVSVLINCLLFEKYIPDLANTVNVATKVREIGRKVRHASKLEVTDDELKQWFGDMRALFNIPQHIAANSSAQCTLDVLNKLELDQLHIERTDVLDAIIDVVTSLKRLNSSMDSEALTDNISKLQEMQQDIETQVEVHKRNIGDLVGEKKVEVTQQESTLQPIIDNKVDADQQSFNEFKKELKKILLKHHSTTTSTLSMGPFFPNGESRIQDFYVPPMLSEVFTQTTCDNKKPLQTKKQPITSLEPLLCKNDTKKQFTILTANAGVGKTSFCNFLAVLWCASQTNERDVFNHLGKRYNLTFDVLEDIKYLFYIDMTTIPSEVRNSVEEILYIHLKDEMGYNEDDKQLFKKLFTQERGLVVLDGLDETAISKLQPPIANRTYSVVLTCRPWKLADMDIPRHTYLHLSVDVLDAESVEELLRHANTCLNAHYGTVFKVEDFFAAVESQNLQSFTSNTLMGLQLYCIWHGRCIDDETPQKSNSKLTLGKTGSHIYADVLETMFDIGKKRYKESLPRAQLQAPNERRLPTCFERCSTCKANSDTIYETGKIAFQMLIDLKCCFDQETMNLFKENKLLQASGLITAIRSHKCSIKNTKYRFVHKTYQEFLAAVYLSSLKFESEDWMTYESHFETTFSPDIMSFLCVMNYEQGQRCAEMFGDMDRTFYRKSTFYFDELIEYQSTVLQLYNECVNNGVSEPKLALRHSYIDNERMSVDHYLLKFNAKTTKTCAMMSYDACAMNMNSKETMEERNITSLKAYYSNLQVFPKTSLTTLELIWLDNFEIRNDEIDLVYCENLKVLILQNIGLKRVTIAPAQLEQLVVSTREVFWKRIPPMGVTFAHGEQFSNRLRELSLVDIVLNGRLDLSQCDKLQKLELDTLSFRATYHLDVSSFSDLTKITLKDICLRQLTIAPAQLELFCVLTSEYMLDTIPAMEVSFQDGEQFSNKLRNLSLNNIILQAHLDINQCDRLQTLWLDTLSFPDDYHLDVSSFTGLTEIMLRNICLMHVTISPAQLETFWVLTDESLCGKIPPMELTFANGEQYTDKLVELSMVNIVLNGYLDIRQCVKLHKLQLYDVPFPDEYHLDISSFTDLTRIKLRNVRLWHITIAPAQLELFYVYTTTNLLDKIPAMKVTFDDGEQFTNKLQELSLRNIVLNGKLDISQCDRLQTLLLDTISFPDDYHLDMSSFKYLTSITLHYVRIQHVTIEPAKLEKFWVLTQKDLRGKIPPMELTFANGEQYSNKLLELSMENIVLNGYLDISQCDKLQELRLDNLSFPDEYHLDISSFTDLTRIVLRNVRLWHITIAPAQLELFYVYTTTNLLDKIPAMKVTFDDGEQFTNKLQELSLVNIVLNGQLDISRCDQLQILKLDTISFPDDYHLDVSSFMHLTCILLANIRLRQVTIAPAQLEQFWVLTSQEQRDKIPPMEVSFAYGEQYSNKLVDLNLGNIIVNGRLNINQCNKLRKLRLDRVAFPDDYHLDMSTFTDLTVVILQNVSLQHMTIAPGQLEVFCVFTTDELLGRIPSMNVTFAHGEQYTNKLRNLRLHNIILNAHLDINQCDRLQTLWLNTLSFPDDYHLDVSSFTDLTQIILRNICLKNVTISPAQLEIFWVLTDESLRGKIPPMELTFANGEQYTDKLVELSMVNIVLKGYLDISQCDKLQELRLYDVPFPDEYHLDISSFTDLTRIKLRNVRLWHITIAPAQLEWFCIYTSTNLLDKIPAMKVTFDDGEQFTNKLLELSLRNIVLNGQLDISQCDRLQNLLLDTISFPDDYHLDMSSFKYLTSITLQYVRIQHVTIEPAKLEKFWVLTQKDLRGKIPPMELTFANGEQYTNKLKELSMENIVLKGYLDISQCDKLQELRLYNVPFSDEYHLDISGFTDLTRIKLRNTRLCHITIAPAQLERFWVYTNTNLMDKIPAMKVTFEKGEQFTNKLLELSLRNIVLNGQLDISQCDKLQRLVLNALSFPDDYHLDMSTYTDLTDIELLDIRLKHLTIAPLKLECCLVFTSEDLREKIPPMKVTFAHGGKFSNKLCELILDHIILNGNLDISQCSKLKTLTLTTLSFPEDYHLDLTSCTDLTEIVFLDIRLRHLTIASAKLECFLVHTRKDLCDKDPPMEVSFAHGVQYTNKLQALSLDNIILNGHLDMSQCETLQELRLDTVSLPDDYHLDLSLSTDLTEITLQNIRIQHLTIDPCELKLFSVSTSEDLLETIPPMKVSFDNGETFSCELRVLILDNIILNDRLDISECDELQYLKLDNLSFPDDYHLDMSFFMYLTEIKLQNICIQHLTIDPSGLELFSVSTSEDLLETIPPMKVSFDYEEPFSYRLRELILNNVILNDRLDISECDKLQYLRLHELSFPDDYHLDMSSFTDLTEITLQNIRIQNLTIDPSELKLFSVSTSEDLLETIPPMKVTFAHGEIFSNKLRELILDNIVLNGYLDISQCCKLKKLQLATLTFPDDYHLDLSSYMDLTEIALLDIHLKHLTIAPFKLELFSVSTSEDLWEEIPPIEVSLANGEQYSNTILKLILDNIVLNGNLDITQCNKLQYLKLDTLSFPDDYHLDMSSFTDLTEITLQNIRIQHLTIDPSKLGLFSVSTGKDLRETIPPMKVTFAHGEKFSNKLCELILNNIILNGNLDISQCYKLQVLQLNKLPFPDDYHLDMSSFTDLIEITLQNIRIQHLTISPSKLELFSVSTSKDLLETIPPMKVTFTHGKKFSNRLRELILDNITLNDRLNISECDKLQYLKLDKLSFPDDYHLDMSSFTDLTEITLQNIRMQHLTIDPSELEQFSVSTSETLVETIPPMKVTFAHGEMFSNKLRELILDNIVLNGYLDISQCCKLKKLQLATLTFPDDYHLDLSSYMDLTVLSFRNVHLRHVTISPANFEIFRALNVEHMRGNIQPMEVTILDGAKFTHKLKKLGLVNIILDEPIDLSQCSNITEIKLSGAILSDSKGVPEVMQQMKMYRSEGCVIYEQVHSKQI, encoded by the exons TTGGAGCTTGACCAGTTGCATATCGAGAGGACGGACGTGCTCGATGCCATAATAGATGTAGTAACTTCATTGAAACGCCTCAACTCTTCCATGGACTCTGAAGCACTGACTGACAACATCAGCAAGCTACAAGAAATGCAGCAGGACATTGAAACACAGGTTGAAGTACATAAACGTAACATTGGTGATTTGGTCGGTGAAAAGAAGGTTGAGGTAACTCAGCAAGAGAGTACATTGCAGCCGATAATCGATAACAAGGTTGATGCTGACCAGCAGAGCTTTAACGAGTTTAAGAAAG AACTCAAGaaaattcttttaaaacacCATTCTACAACCACTTCGACGCTGTCCATGGGGCCGTTTTTTCCTAATGGTGAATCTCGTATTCAGGACTTCTACGTACCACCAATGTTGTCAGAGGTTTTCACGCAAACGACGTGTGACAATAAAAAGCCGTTACAAACCAAGAAACAGCCAATTACGTCTCTTGAACCGCTGTTGTGTAAGAACGATACAAAGAAACAATTCACAATTTTAACAGCAAATGCGGGTGTAGGCAAGACATCCTTTTGTAATTTCTTAGCTGTCCTATGGTGCGCATCGCAAACAAACGAAAGAgatgtttttaatcatttgggGAAACGATACAATCTAACATTTGATGTTTTAGAAGACATAAAATATCTCTTTTACATAGACATGACCACTATTCCATCAGAAGTAAGAAATTCCGTAGAAGAAATactttatattcatttgaaagaTGAGATGGGATACAATGAAGATGACAAACAACTCTTCAAAAAGCTGTTCACACAAGAGAGAGGCTTGGTGGTTTTAGACGGTTTGGACGAAACTGCCATATCTAAACTACAACCGCCAATAGCCAACCGGACATACAGCGTTGTACTTACGTGCCGGCCATGGAAACTTGCAGACATGGACATACCAAGACACACGTATTTGCATTTAAGTGTCGATGTTTTGGACGCTGAATCCGTTGAAGAGCTTTTACGACATGCAAACACATGTCTAAACGCACATTATGGAACCGTATTTAAGGTCGAAGATTTCTTTGCCGCTGTCGAGTCGCAAAACCTGCAGTCCTTTACCTCAAACACGCTCATGGGTTTGCAACTATACTGTATCTGGCACGGTCGATGTATAGACGACGAAACACCACAAAAGAGTAATAGCAAGCTGACGCTTGGGAAAACAGGGTCACACATTTATGCCGACGTTTTAGAAACGATGTTTGATATAGGAAAAAAGAGGTATAAAGAAAGCTTGCCACGAGCACAACTACAAGCTCCAAATGAAAGGCGGCTTCCAACATGTTTCGAGCGATGCAGTACTTGTAAAGCAAACTCCGACACAATATATGAAACAGGAAAAATAGCATTTCAAATGTTAATCGacttgaaatgttgttttgatcAGGAAACTATGAACTTGTTCAAAGAAAATAAGCTTCTACAAGCTTCAGGACTGATAACAGCTATAAGGTCACACAAATGCAGCATTAAAAACACGAAGTATCGTTTTGTACACAAAACCTACCAGGAATTCTTGGCTGCTGTGTATCTTTCGTCATTGAAATTCGAAAGTGAAGATTGGATGACATATGAAAGCCATTTCGAAACTACATTTTCACCAGACATAATGTCTTTCCTGTGTGTCATGAATTACGAGCAGGGCCAGCGATGTGCGGAAATGTTCGGGGACATGGATCGGACGTTTTACAGAAAGAGTACATTCTATTTCGATGAGCTCATCGAGTATCAGTCTACGGTGCTGCAGTTGTACAACGAATGTGTGAACAATGGCGTTTCTGAGCCAAAGCTTGCGTTAAGGCACAGCTATATAGATAATGAGCGTATGTCAGTTGACCATTATCTATTGAAATTCAACGCAAAAACGACAAAAACCTGTGCAATGATGAGTTACGACGCATGCGCAATGAATATGAATTCCAAAGAAACAATGGAAGAAAGAAATATCACTTCATTAAAAGCCTACTATTCAAATCTGCAAGTATTCCCCAAAACATCTCTAACAACCTTGGAACTGATATGGCttgacaattttgaaatacGAAACGATGAAATAGATCTCGTTTATTGCGAAAATCTTAAAGTATTGATACTACAGAACATCGGCCTCAAGCGTGTGACCATCGCCCCGGCCCAGCTGGAGCAGCTTGTGGTTTCGACCCGTGAAGTCTTTTGGAAGAGGATCCCGCCCATGGGAGTGACATTCGCACATGGAGAACAGTTTTCCAACAGACTAAGAGAACTCAGTTTGGTCgacattgttttgaatggaCGCCTAGATTTAAGTCAGTGCGATAAACTTCAGAAGCTGGAACTGGACACATTGTCATTCCGTGCCACCTACCACCTTGACGTATCATCATTCTCTGACCTCACTAAGATAACACTGAAAGACATCTGCCTCAGGCAATTGACCATCGCCCCGGCCCAGCTGGAATTGTTCTGCGTCTTAACCAGCGAATACATGTTGGATACGATTCCGGCAATGGAGGTGTCATTCCAAGATGGAGAACAATTTTCCAACAAACTACGGAATCTCAGTCTgaacaacattatattacaaGCACACTTAGATATAAATCAGTGTGATAGACTACAGACTCTTTGGCTGGATACATTATCATTCCCTGACGACTACCACCTGGACGTATCATCATTCACTGGCCTAACTGAGATAATGCTACGTAACATCTGCCTCATGCATGTGACTATTTCCCCGGCGCAGCTGGAGACATTCTGGGTGCTCACCGATGAAAGTCTTTGTGGCAAGATTCCACCCATGGAGTTGACATTTGCAAATGGGGAACAATATACCGACAAACTTGTGGAGCTCAGTAtggtaaatattgtattaaatggaTACCTTGATATACGTCAGTGTGTTAAACTACACAAACTGCAACTGTACGATGTACCATTCCCTGACGAATATCATCTCGACATATCCAGCTTCACAGACCTCACGAGGATAAAATTACGAAATGTCCGCCTCTGGCATATAACCATTGCCCCCGCTCAGCTTGAGCTGTTCTATGTCTATACAACTACTAATCTACTGGACAAGATACCCGCCATGAAGGTGACATTCGATGATGGAGAACAATTCACCAACAAACTACAAGAGCTAAGTCTGcgcaacattgttttaaatggaaaacTAGATATATCTCAATGTGATCGACTGCAGACTTTGCTGCTGGATACCATTTCTTTCCCCGACGATTATCACCTGGACATGTCCTCCTTCAAATACCTTACTAGTATAACACTACATTATGTCCGAATCCAGCATGTGACCATCGAACCGGCTAAGCTAGAGAAATTCTGGGTGCTCACCCAGAAAGATCTGCGTGGCAAGATTCCACCCATGGAGTTGACATTTGCAAATGGTGAACAATATAGCAACAAACTTTTGGAGCTCAGTAtggaaaatattgtattaaatggaTACCTTGATATAAGTCAGTGTGATAAACTACAGGAACTGCGACTGGACAATTTATCATTCCCTGATGAATATCACCTCGACATATCCAGCTTCACAGACCTCACTAGGATAGTATTACGGAATGTCCGCCTCTGGCATATAACCATTGCCCCCGCTCAGCTTGAGCTGTTCTATGTCTATACAACTACTAATCTACTGGACAAGATACCCGCCATGAAGGTGACATTCGATGATGGAGAACAATTCACCAACAAACTACAAGAGCTAAGTCTGgtcaacattgttttaaatggacAACTAGATATATCTCGATGTGATCAACTGCAGATTTTGAAGCTGGACACAATTTCATTCCCTGACGATTATCACCTGGACGTATCGTCCTTCATGCaccttacatgtatattactgGCAAACATCCGCCTCCGGCAAGTGACCATCGCGCCGGCTCAACTTGAGCAATTCTGGGTGCTCACCAGTCAAGAACAGCGTGACAAGATCCCGCCCATGGAGGTTTCATTTGCATATGGGGAGCAGTATTCAAACAAATTAGTGGACCTCAATCTTGGTAACATTATAGTAAATGGACGGCTTAATATAAATCAGTGTAATAAACTTCGGAAGCTGCGACTGGACAGAGTAGCATTCCCTGACGATTATCACCTCGACATGTCAACTTTCACAGACCTCACTGTAGTAATACTACAAAATGTCAGCCTGCAACATATGACCATCGCCCCGGGCCAGCTGGAAGTGTTCTGTGTCTTCACCACGGATGAACTCCTGGGAAGGATACCCTCCATGAATGTGACATTTGCACATGGAGAACAGTATACCAACAAACTACGGAATCTCAGACTgcacaacattattttaaatgcacACTTAGATATAAATCAGTGTGATAGACTACAGACTCTTTGGCTGAACACATTATCATTCCCTGACGACTACCACCTGGACGTTTCATCATTCACAGACCTCACTCAGATAATACTACGTAACATCTGCCTCAAGAATGTGACCATTTCCCCGGCGCAGCTGGAGATATTCTGGGTGCTCACCGATGAAAGTCTGCGTGGCAAGATTCCGCCCATGGAGTTGACATTCGCAAACGGGGAACAATATACCGACAAACTTGTGGAGCTCAGTAtggtaaatattgtattaaaaggATATCTTGATATAAGTCAGTGTGATAAACTACAGGAACTGCGACTGTACGATGTACCATTCCCTGACGAATATCACCTCGACATATCCAGCTTCACAGACCTCACTAGGATAAAATTACGGAATGTCCGCCTCTGGCATATAACAATTGCACCCGCTCAGCTAGAGTGGTTCTGTATCTATACAAGTACTAACCTTCTGGACAAGATACCCGCCATGAAGGTCACATTCGATGATGGAGAACAATTCACCAACAAACTACTAGAGCTAAGTCTGcgcaacattgttttaaatggacAACTAGATATATCTCAATGTGATCGACTGCAGAATTTGCTGCTGGATACCATTTCTTTCCCTGATGATTATCACCTGGACATGTCCTCCTTCAAATACCTTACTAGTATAACACTACAGTACGTCCGAATCCAGCATGTGACCATCGAACCGGCTAAGCTAGAGAAATTCTGGGTGCTCACCCAGAAAGATCTGCGTGGTAAGATTCCGCCCATGGAGTTGACATTTGCAAACGGGGAACAATATACCAACAAACTTAAGGAGCTCAGTAtggaaaatattgtattaaaaggATATCTTGATATAAGTCAGTGTGATAAACTACAGGAACTGCGACTGTACAATGTACCATTCTCGGACGAATATCACCTCGACATATCCGGCTTCACAGACCTCACTAGGATAAAATTACGGAATACTCGCCTCTGTCATATAACCATTGCACCCGCTCAGCTAGAGCGTTTCTGGGTCTATACAAATACTAACCTAATGGACAAGATACCCGCCATGAAGGTGACATTCGAAAAAGGAGAACAATTTACCAACAAACTACTAGAGCTAAGTCTGcgcaacattgttttaaatggacAACTAGATATATCTCAATGTGATAAACTGCAAAGACTTGTGCTGAACGCATTATCATTCCCTGACGACTATCACCTGGACATGTCCACCTACACGGACCTCACTGATATAGAACTGCTAGACATCCGCCTTAAGCATTTGACCATTGCCCCGTTAAAGCTTGAATGTTGTTTGGTCTTTACCAGTGAAGATCTGCGGGAGAAGATTCCTCCAATGAAGGTGACGTTCGCCCATGGAGGAAAGTTTTCGAATAAGCTATGCGAGCTCATTCTGGACCACATTATACTAAATGGAAACCTAGATATAAGTCAGTGTAGTAAGTTAAAGACACTGACACTGACCACATTATCGTTCCCTGAGGACTATCACCTAGACTTGACCTCATGCACGGACCTCACTGAGATAGTTTTCCTTGACATCCGCCTCAGGCATTTGACAATTGCCTCAGCCAAGCTGGAGTGCTTTTTGGTTCACACCAGGAAAGACTTGTGTGACAAAGATCCGCCAATGGAAGTGTCATTTGCGCATGGGGTACAGTATACCAACAAACTACAGGCGCTGAGTTTggacaacattatattaaatggacatctGGATATGAGTCAGTGTGAAACTCTACAGGAACTTAGGCTTGACACAGTATCGCTTCCTGACGATTATCACCTCGACTTATCCTTATCTACGGACCTCACTGAAATAACACTGCAGAACATCCGCATACAGCATTTGACTATTGACCCGTGTGAGTTAAAACTTTTCTCGGTGTCCACCAGTGAAGACCTGCTTGAGACGATTCCGCCAATGAAAGTTTCATTCGATAATGGAGAAACCTTTTCATGCGAGCTACGCGTGCTCATTCTggacaacattatattaaacgACCGTCTAGATATAAGTGAGTGTGATGAACTGCAGTATTTGAAGCTGGATAACTTGTCATTCCCAGACGACTATCACCTGGACATGTCCTTCTTTATGTACCtcactgaaataaaactgcAGAACATCTGCATACAGCATTTGACTATTGACCCGTCTGGGTTAGAACTGTTCTCAGTCTCCACCAGTGAAGACCTGCTTGAGACGATTCCGCCAATGAAGGTTTCATTCGATTATGAAGAACCATTTTCATACAGGCTACGCGAGCTCATCCTGAACAACGTTATATTAAATGATCGTCTAGATATAAGTGAGTGTGATAAACTGCAGTATTTGAGGCTGCATGAATTGTCATTCCCAGACGACTATCACCTGGACATGTCCTCATTTACGGACCTCACTGAAATAACACTGCAGAATATCCGCATACAGAATTTGACAATTGACCCGTCTGAGTTAAAACTGTTTTCGGTCTCCACAAGTGAAGACCTGCTTGAGACGATTCCGCCAATGAAGGTGACGTTCGCCCATGGAGAAATTTTTTCGAATAAGCTACGCGAGCTCATTCTGGACAACATTGTATtaaatggatatctagatattAGTCAGTGTTGTAAGCTAAAGAAACTGCAACTGGCCACATTAACATTCCCTGACGACTATCACCTGGACTTGTCCTCATACATGGACCTCACAGAGATAGCACTTCTTGACATCCACCTCAAGCATTTGACCATTGCCCCGTTTAAGCTTGAACTGTTCTCGGTCTCAACCAGTGAAGATCTGTGGGAGGAGATTCCTCCAATCGAAGTGTCATTAGCAAACGGGGAACAATACAGCAACACTATACTGAAGCTCATTCTGgacaacattgttttaaatggaaatcTAGATATAACTCAGTGTAATAAACTGCAGTATTTGAAGCTGGATACCTTGTCATTCCCAGACGACTATCACCTGGACATGTCCTCGTTTACGGACCTCACTGAAATAACTCTGCAGAACATCCGCATACAGCACTTGACTATTGACCCATCCAAGCTAGGACTGTTCTCGGTCTCCACCGGTAAAGACCTGCGTGAGACGATTCCGCCAATGAAGGTGACGTTCGCCCATGGAGAAAAGTTTTCGAATAAGCTATGCGAGCTCATTCTGAACAACATCATATTAAATGGAAACCTAGATATAAGTCAGTGTTATAAGCTGCAGGTTTTGCAACTGAATAAATTGCCATTCCCAGACGACTATCACCTAGATATGTCATCGTTTACGGACCTCATTGAAATAACACTGCAGAACATCCGCATACAGCATTTGACCATCTCCCCGTCTAAGCTAGAACTGTTTTCGGTCTCCACCAGTAAAGACCTGCTTGAGACGATTCCGCCAATGAAGGTGACGTTCACCCATggaaaaaagttttcaaatagGCTACGCGAGCTCATTCTGGACAACATTACATTAAATGATCGTCTAAATATAAGTGAGTGTGATAAACTGCAGTATTTGAAGCTGGATAAATTGTCATTTCCAGACGACTATCACCTAGACATGTCCTCATTTACGGACCTCACTGAAATAACTCTGCAGAACATCCGCATGCAGCATTTGACTATTGACCCGTCTGAGCTAGAACAGTTCTCGGTTTCAACCAGTGAAACCCTGGTTGAGACGATTCCGCCAATGAAGGTGACGTTCGCCCATGGAGAAATGTTTTCGAATAAGCTACGCGAGCTCATTCTGGACAACATTGTATtaaatggatatctagatattAGTCAGTGTTGTAAGCTAAAGAAACTGCAACTGGCCACATTAACATTCCCTGACGACTATCACCTGGACTTGTCCTCATACATGGACCTCACTGTGTTATCTTTTCGAAACGTCCACCTTCGGCATGTGACCATCTCCCCGGCCAATTTTGAGATATTTAGGGCGTTGAACGTTGAACATATGAGAGGAAATATACAGCCGATGGAGGTGACAATTTTAGATGGGGCAAAGTTCACTCACAAGTTAAAGAAATTGGGCCTGGTTAACATCATTTTAGACGAACCTATTGATTTAAGTCAGTGTTCCAATATAACAGAAATTAAGCTTAGTGGGGCCATTCTCAGCGATTCCAAAGGTGTTCCTGAGGTTATGcaacaaatgaaaatgtatcGCTCGGAAGGGTGTGTAATTTATGAGCAAGTTCactcaaaacaaatataa